The Geothrix oryzae DNA window CTCCTCCGAGGACTACCAGGACGCCATCGGCAACTCTCCCTTCAGCTACGACATCACCGTCTCCCATGTGCAGGTCACCACGGACCTCATGGCCAAGTACGGCGTGGGCAAGATGGCGAACCCGCCCAAGGCCGGCGACTGGGTGAAGCTCGACCTCCTGGCCGAGGCGAAGAAGCAGCTGAAGGTGAAGTAGGCATGAAAAAATACAGGAACGCCGCCTCCGGCATCCTCGTCCCGCTGGCGGCCCTGGCCTTCTGGCAGCTGCTGTCCACCATGGGGTGGGTGAACGCGACCATCCTGCCCTCCCCCGGGCAGGTGCTCATCAAGTGGTGGGCCTACCTGCGCCCCCTGGAGGTCTTCGACCCGGCCCAGGGTTCGTACCTGAAGTGGTGCTTCTCCGGCGAGCTGATCCAGGATGCCCTCGGAAGCCTCTACCGCGTGCTGCTGGGCTTCCTCATCGGCGGCGGCCTGGCCCTGCCCCTGGGCTTGGCCATGGGGTACAGCAAGGTGGCCTACGGGCTCTTCAACCCGCTCATCCAGGTGCTGCGCCCCATCCCGCCCATCGCCTACATCCCGCTCTCCATCCTCTGGTTCGGCCTGGGCAATCCGCCGGCCGTGTTCCTCATCGCCATCGGCGCCTTCTTCCCGGTGCTGATGAACACCGTGGCCGGCGTGCAGAATGTCGACAGCATCTACCTCCGCGTGGGCCGCAACCTCGGGGCCTCGCGGCTGACGCAGTTCACCCGCATCATCCTGCCGGCAGCCACGCCCTACATCTTCACCGGCGCCCGCATCGGCATGGGCACGGCGTTCATCGTGGTGATCGTCTCCGAGATGATCGCCGTGAACAACGGCTTGGGCTACCGCATCCTGGAGGCCCGCGAGTACCTCTGGTCCGACAAGATCATCGCCGGCATGTTCACCATCGGCCTCCTGGGCCTGGGCATCGACACCCTCATGAGCCGCCTCAGCTCGCGCCTGCTGCGGTGGCATCGCGGTCTGGAGCAGGGATGACGGAAGCGGCCATGAATTCCGGAACCCACATCTCCATCCGCGGCGTGCACAAGGTCTTCCAGAGCGGAGGCCAGGATGTGTACGCGCTGAAGGCCATCGATCTGGACATCGCCCAGGGCGAGTTCGTCTGTCTGCTGGGGCCCTCCGGCTGCGGCAAATCCACCCTGCTGAACGCCGTCGCGGGCTTCAGCCTGCCCACCTCCGGCGAGATCGCGGTCGAAGGGACCGCCGTCACCGCCCCCGGCCCGGACCGCGGCATGGTCTTCCAGGAATACGCCCTGTTTCCCTGGATGACCGTGGAGCAGAACATCGCCTTCGGCCTCCAGATCAAGGGCGAGGCCAAGACCGCCATCCAGGCCAAGGTGGACGGCCTGCTGGAGCTTCTGCACCTCCAGGATTTCCGCAAGCGCTACCCCAAGGACTTGAGCGGCGGCATGCGCCAGCGCGTGGCCATCGCCCGGGTGCTAGCCCTGGATTCGCCCATCATGCTCATGGACGAGCCCTTCGGCGCCCTGGACGCCCTCACCCGGCGCAACCTGCAGGACGAACTGCTGCGCCTGTGGACCGAGCTGAGGAAGACCATCCTCTTCGTCACCCACAGCATCGAGGAGGCCCTCTACCTGGCGGACCGCACGGTGGTGATGACCTACCGCCCCGGCACCCTGAAGCGCGACCTGCGGGTGGACCTGCCCCGCCCGCGCGATGTCGCCAGCCCCGGGTTCAACGCCCTGAAGAAGGAGCTGAGCCACCTCCTGATGGAAGAGCAGAGCCGGCACAACCAGGACGAGTTCCGCGGCGCGGCGGTGGACTAGGGTCTGTTTTGAAAACAGACCCTAGGGCTGGTCGTCAGCCCTACAAGTTCAGGGGTTCAGGATTTTGATGGGCGGCTTCGAGTCCCCGGAGGCGCCGGGCCCGGACCCAGGCCCGGACTCAGACTCGGGCCCGCCCTCGCCGCGGCCCCGGGTGGCCAGCGCCACGGCCAGGGTCCAGAGCGGAGCCAGGTTCAGGTAGGGGACCGCCTCGGTGACGAACGAGGGCAGGAAGGCCCAGTGGAAGCCCACCATCACCCACATCACGACCATGGTGATCAGGTCCAGCCCCGCACCCAGGAACCAGCCCAGGGGCCCCGAAGCGTCCATGGGCACCTGGATGGCGTCCACCGCCAGGGCGATGGCCCAGGCCGCGCGGATGCGGGTTTTGCTGAGGGGCCGGAGCATGGGGGAAGTCTACGCCCCGGCAACCACCCTGCGGAAGGCGGAACTCAAGCCTCGAGGCGGATGTCCGCCAGCGCCTTCATCACCCGATCGGCACAGGCCTGATAGCGGGCGCGGCCGGTGAGCTCGGCGGGAAGCCCGGAGAAATCGACCGGCGGCCCGGCGACGAGGGTGATCCGGCCGGGCCTCGGCCATCGGGCCTCCCGGCCCCAGCACTCGAAGGCGCCGAAGATCCGGACGGGGACCACGGGCACTTCGCCCTTGGCGATGATGAACCCGATGCCCGCCTCGGCCTCCTGGAGGGTGCCATCGGGCGAGCGGGTGCCTTCCGGGAAGATGAGCACCCGGTTCCCCTCCTTGAGCAGGCCCAGGATGCGCTTCATGCTGGCGAGATCGCCCTTGCCCAGGTCCACGGGCAGCACCTGGATCCGCGGGAGCAGCCAGCCCAGGAACCCCTGGAACAGGGTCTTCCGGGCCAGGTAGTAGATGGGCTTCCGGAAGGCGGCCCCCACGGCCGCCGGATCCAGGAAGCTCACATGGTTGGCCACGATCAGGGCGCCCCCGGCTTCGGGGAGGAACTCGCGGTTCAGGGTACGGTGCCGGAAGAAGACGCGGCCGGCGAGGCGCGACAGGGTGTGGGCCAGCCAGTAGATCACGGGCCGACCGCCGTCATGGGGCCGCGAGCCTCCGTTCACCGGCGCGCCTTTCCCGTGGCCCGTTCGATGCGGACGCGGAGCACGGCCGTGCGGAAGAGGTCCTTGCCGATCTCCCGGTCCACCAGGTCGGCGTGCCCCGCGGCGAAGCGCAGGCCCAGGGCCCGCAGCGCCGCACGCTTTTCCTCGCCGTCCGTCAGCAGCTCCGCCCGGCCGAAGACGATGACGCTGGCGTAGCGGGTGGCCAGCTCCAGGGGCAGCGTCTCGGCCTGGGTGACGGCACAGTAGGACACCCTGGGGTTGAAGGCCAGGTTGGCCAGTTTGTGGCCCGCGGTGGCGCAGTGGATGATGAGGGCGCCGTCCACCACGGCGTGGTTCACAGGCACGGCGTAGGGCCAGCCGGCCTCGTCCACCGTGGCGAGAACGCCCCACTCGGCTTCCTCCAGCAGGCGCAGCGCCTCCGCGTCATCCAGGGCCCGGTCCCGCCGCCGGAGGGGGTGATGGGGTGCGCTCATGCCCGTTTCGATGCGATCCAATTGAGCGCCTCCAGGGGGGTCATCCGGTTCAGGTCCAGGGCCTCCAGCTCCGTCCTGAGGGCGTCCGGTTCCACTTCGAACAACGGCAGTGCAGGCTGGGAGGGCATGGGCGCCCGGGGCGGCGCTTCGGGCGCCTGGGCCAGCAGGCGCTGGGCCTTCTGGATGACGGTCCGCGGCAGGCCCGCCAGGCGCGCCACCTGGATGCCGTAGCTGCGGTCGGCGGGGCCCGGCGCCACGCGGTGGAGGAAGTGCAGCTGCTCCTCCCACTCCTGCACTTCCACATGGAGGTTCTGGATGCGGCTGTCGTCCGCCAGCTTCGTCATCTCGAAGTAGTGGGTCGCAAACAGCGTGCGGGGCGCGCCCCCCTTCAGATCGCGCAGGAACAGGGCGATGGCTTCGGCCAGGGCCAGGCCGTCCCGCGTGGAGGTGCCGCGGCCGATCTCGTCGAGGATCACCAGGCTGGCCGAGGTGGCCTGGTTGAGGATCCGGGCCGTTTCCGTCATCTCCACCATGAAGGTGGACTGGCCCTTGGCCAGCTGGTCCGAGGCGCCGATGCGCGTGAAGATGCGATCCACCAGCCCGAAGCGCATGAGCTCGGCGGGCACGAAGGAGCCCGCCTGGGCCAGCACCACCAGCAGGGCCGCCGTCCGCAGGAAGGTGGACTTGCCGCCCATGTTGGGGCCCGTCACCACGGCCATGGGCTGCGCCGCGCTGAACTGCAGGTCGTTGGGAATGCACTCGCGGCCGAGACGGGACTCCAGCATGGGATGCCGGCCCGCGGCCAGCGCCAGTTCCCGGTCCTCCCCCAATTCGGGGCGCGTCCAGCCCGAGAGCCGGGCCCGCTCGGCCAGCGCGGCGAGGACATCCAGCGCGGCCACGGCCCGGGCGAGGCGCGTGAGATCCGCGCGATGCTCCAGCACCAGGGCCAGCAGCCGCTGGAGCTGGACGGCTTCCAGCCGGGCCTGATCGCTCTCGGCGCTCAGCAGCCGCTGCTCGAAGGCCACGAGCTTCTCGGTGGTGAAGCGCTCGGCGTTGGCGAGCGTCTGCTTGCGCAGGAAGTGCGCCGGCACGGCACCCAGGTTGGCCTTCGTGATCTCGAAGTAGTAGCCGAACACGCGGTTGTACTTGATCTTCAGGCTCTGGATGCCGCTGGCCCGGCGCTCCTCCTCCTCGAGCTCGAGCATCACCTGCTTGGCGTCCCGGGCCAGGCGGCGCACGGTGTCCAGCTCCGCGTCCACGCCTTCGCGGATGACACCGCCCTTTTCAAGATCCAGCGGCGGGGCCTCCGCCAGACACCGCTGCAGTTCCCCGCAGAGCGGCGCGCAGAGCGGCGTGGCCTCGGGCCAGAGCTCCAGCTCGGCCACCTCGGGGGCCCAGCCTTCATCCCGGATGCGGGCGGGCAGCTTCTGGAGCACGGCGAGCCCTTCCCGCAGCTGGGCCAGTTCCGGCGGCGTGGCAAGCCCCAGGGCCACGCGGCCCAGCAGGCGGTCCAGGTCCGGCACCTGGTCCAGCAGGGCCTGGATGGGCGTGCGGCGGCGGTCCTCTGTGAGCCAGGCCACCTGGGACCAGCGGCGTTCCAGGGCGGACCGGTCCCGCAGGGGCTGTTCGAGCCAGGCCCTCAGCAGGCGCGAACCCATGCGGGTGCGGCACTGGTCCAGCAGGGCAAAGAGGGTGCCGGCGCGTCCCCCGTCCAGGCCGTTGGCGAAGACTTCGAGGTGCCGGGCGCTGGTGGCATCCAGCAGCGGGCCCGACGCGCCCAGTTCCAGGGACACCCCCTGGAGATGGGCGGGGCGGCCCTTCTGCGTGGCCTCCACATGATCGAGCAGGGCCGCCAGGGCACCGAGGGCGGCCGGGTAGGGATCCAGCCCCACACCTTCCAGGTGCTGCCAGCCGAAGAAGGCTAGCACCTGCTGCTTCGCCCGGGAGGCCTCGAAGCGCCAACCCGGCAGACGCGTGCGGGCGGCCTCCAGGTCGGGGATGTCCTCGGCCCCCTCGGCCAGAATCAGCTCCTGGGGGCTCAGCCGCTCCAGGGTGGCGCGCAGGGCCTCCTCGCCCTCGCCTGGCAGCACCCGCAGGGCGCCGGAGGCCAGCTGCAGCAGGGCCAGGCCCCAGGCCGGTCCCGTCCGGTGCAGGGCGCAGAGCCAGCGGGCGTCGTCATCCAGCCAGGTGCCGGGCGTGATGATGCGCTTGATGGCGCGGGGCAGCAGGCCCTTGACCTCCTCGGGCTTGGCCGTGGGTTCTGCGATGGCCGCAGAGAAGCCCGCCGCCAGGAGCTTGGGGAGGTACGATTCCAGCGCGAAGTGCGGCACCCCGCACATGGGCGTCTCGGATTCAGAGCCCTTGCCGCGCAAGGTGAGCGCGATCTCCAGCACCGGCGCGGCCCGGATGGCATCCTCGCCCAGGATCTCGTAGAAGTCGCCCATGCGGGTGAGCAGCACGGCCTCGCCCGCCTCGCGCTTGAGACCGGCGATCTGCTGCAGCATGGGAGTGGACATTCGGCGGGTCGGCTCGGGAAGGGTGGGAGAGGGCGAAGCTCCGATCTTCCCACAGACCCGCTCAGACCTTGAACTGATCCACCAGATCCAGTAGTCCGTGGGCAATGCGGGCCTGCTCGCGGGTGGTGCGGGAGGTGTCCTCCACGGTGGCCGAGAGCTGAAGGGTGGAGGCGGCGTTCCGGATCGCCACCTGGGCGCCCTGCTCCACCTGGTCGGCCACCTCCGTACTGGTCTTGGCCTGCTCCTCCGTGGCGCTGGAGATCTCCAGCGTGAGCGACTGGAGGATGCGGATGCGGTCGCGGATCTGGTCGAGGGAGTTCACCGCGTCCTGGACCGTGGCCCGGCCGCTCTGGACCGCCCGGTTGGATGCGTGGATGAGGTGCCCGATCTCCTCGGCGGCGGTGGCGGATCGTTCCGCCAGCTTGCGGACCTCCTCGGCCACCACGGCGAAGCCCTTGCCCACCTGCCCCGCATGGGCCGCCTCGATGGCGGCATTGAGGCTGAGAAGGTTGGTCTGCCGGGCGATCTCCTGGATGACCTGGACGGCCTTCACCACCTCGGCCGTGGCGGCCTCCACCTCCGCCATGGCGGCCATGGCGGCCTCGCCGGCCTGATCCCCCTCCACGGCGGCCTGGACGGCCTCCTCGGCCTGCTTCTGGCCCTGGCGGGCGTTGGAGGCCACCTGGGTCACCGATGCGGACAGCTCGGTGATGGCGGAAGCCAGGTTCTCGGAAGTGGCCCGTTGCCCTTCGGTGCTGCGGGCGATCTCCTCGGTGGCGCCGGTCATCTGGGTGGTGGAGGCCGACAGGGCCTCGGCGCTGGAGGCCACCTCGGTGGCCTCGAACCGCAGGCGGTTCACCATGCTCTTGAAGCGCTGCTGCATGGCCCGGATGTGGGCGAGCACGCTGGTCACATCCCCTTCCCGCGTCGTGATGCTCGCCGAGAGGTCGCCTTCCGCCATGTTCTGCAGGATGGCCATGGCTTCGGCCGGATCGCCGCCGAACTGCGCCTCCAGCGAGTGCGCCAGCAGCCGGCCCAGGCCCAGGCCGGCAGGAACGCCCACCAGCAGGCCCAGCCCCAGGGCCCAGGCGCCGCCACCCATCCGCCAGCCCAGGGCCGCGGCCAGGAGCATCGCGCCTGCGGCCACCGCGAAGGAGAGCTGGATCTTCGCGCGCAGACCGAGGTTCGGCAGCAGGATGAACGGCTTGTGGTAGGTGGATTCCAGCGTGCGGCCCTGGTTCAGGAGGCCGTAGGTGTGCACGGCCTGGTCGATCTGGGCCCGGGAGGGCCGGCTGCGGATGGAGACATACCCCGTCACCTTCCCCCGGTCGTGGATGGGCGACACGGCCGCGTCCACCCAGTAGAAATCACCGTTCTTGCAGCGGTTCTTGACCATGCCGTGCCAGTGCTTCCCCGCCTTGATCGTCGCCCACAGATCCGCGAAGGCCGCCGCCGGCATGTCGGGGTGGCGGACGATGTTCTGGGGCGCCCCGATGAGTTCCTGCTCTGTGAATCCGCTGATCCTCAGGAATTCGGAATTGACGAAGGTGATCACCCCCGCGAGGTCCGTCTTGGACACCACGAAGGTGCCCTCCTGGATGTGATGCTCGACGGCCGTGACCGGTAGATTGGTGCGCATGGTGGGGTGGATCTCCTGGGGGGGGTGCCGGGCCCGTTCTCGCGAGGCGAGCGGCGACAGCATCTCAAAGTCCTATCGAGTCGTTTGATGCCGGGTGTGAATCGTGGAATTCCTGGGGATTCGCCTTGATTCAAATAGCTGATTACAGAATCAATAGACTTTTTCATGAATTGGTGCGCGAAGGGCGGGCCCCCTCGGGCGCGGGAAGAAACCAACGCCCATGGCCCTGTTTTCGGCCTGTCCAAGACTATGTGTTAATAAAAAAATCTAGACATATTTTTCAACTGTGACGGGCTCCAGGACGGGAGCCCAGGCCCGGCCTGGAATAATCGTTCCCGCGGGGGCCGGTCATGGAACGAGTCCAATGCGTCGTCATCGGCGCCGGGGTGGTGGGGTTGGCCCTGGCCCGCCGACTGGCGATGACGGGCCGCGAGGTGGTGGTCCTCGAGGCGGAGGACCGCGTCGGCACCGGCATCAGCTCCCGCAACAGTGAGGTCATCCACGCGGGCATCTACTATCCGGCGGGGTCCCTGAAGGCCCGGCTGTGCGTGGCGGGCAACCGCGCCCTCTACGCCTATTGCCGAGACCGGGGCGTGAACCACCGCCGCTGCGGCAAGCTCATCGTGGCCACGGAGGCCTCCCAGCTGGAAGCCCTGCGGCAGCTCCGCGCCCGGGCCGAGGTCAACGGGGTGCTGGACCTCCAGTGGCTCGACGCGGAGGCGAGCCGGCAGCTGGAGCCTCAGCTCCGCGCCGCCGCCGCCCTGAGCTCCCCCAGCACGGGCATCATCGACAGCCATGGGCTCATGCGCGCCCTCCGCCAGGATGCCGAGGCCCATGGCGCCGCCGTGGTGCTGAAGAGTCCCGTCCTCGGGGGCCGGCCGTGGTCGGCGGGGCTTGAGATCGAAGTCGGGGGAGAAGATCCGATGACGCTGCGGGCCGAGCGCGTCTTCAACTGCGCCGGACTCGGCGCCCTGGCCCTGGCCTGGGCCTTCGAGGGGACCCGCACCGCCGCCCTTCCGCCCCCGCCCCGGCGCTGGGCCAAGGGCAGCTACTTCTCCCTGTCGGGCCCCGCACCCTTCTCGCGCCTGGTCTACCCCCTCCCCGACCAGAGCCACCTGGGCGTGCACCTCACCCTGGACCTGGCCGGGCAGGCGCGGTTCGGACCCGACATGGAATGGGTGGACCGCGAGAGCTACGAGGTGGACCCCCGCCGCGCGGACGGTTTCTATGCCGAGGTCCGCCAGTACTGGCCGGGCCTGCCGGACGGCGCCCTCCAGCCGGCCTACGCGGGCATCCGGCCCAAGCTGCACGCCCCGGGCGAGCCGGCCCCGGATTTCCTCATTCAGCGGGAGGACGCCCACGGACTGCGGGGGCTGGTGAACCTCCTCGGCATCGAATCGCCCGGCCTCACGGCCTGCCTGGCCCTGGCGGAGGAAGCGGCGGGCTAGGGACGCTCCCGTGGGGGACCAGGACCCGTGCGGCCCCTGGGCTCCGCTAACCTGGGGCATGTCCACGGCCGGATCATCCGATTTCCAGGGAAGCCCCGAGGCGGCCCCGTCCCCTCCGGCCCCGCCCCCTCCAGCCCAGTCCGCGCCAGCGTCAGCGCCGCCACCACCGGAAGTGGCCCTCTGCCTGGAGCTGGGCCGCGCCTTCCAGGCCTACGGCATCCCCGCCCACCGCTTCGAGGATGCGCTGGAGCGGGTCTCCCGGCGCCTGGGCCTGGATGGCCAGTTCCTCGGGCTGCCCACGGCCTTCTTCGCCTCCCTGGGGCGAGGGCACGAACGCTGGGCCTTCATCCAGCGCAGCCCCTCGGGGGAAACGAACCTGGAGAAACTGTCCGATCTGCAGGAGACCACGGACGCCCTCATCGAGGGCCGCATCGGCGCCCCGGAGGCCCACGACCGGGTGCGCAGCATCCTGTCGGCCCCGGACCGCTGGGGCCCCTGGCTCACCGTGCCCTGCTTCGGCCTGGGTTCGGCCCCGGCCGCCATGTTCTTCGGCGGCGGCTGGCGCGAAATGGCGCTCACGGCGCTGCTCGGCGTGCTCGTGGGCCTCACGGCCCTGCTGCTGGGGCGGAAGGCCGGATTGTCCCGGATCGTCTATCCGGTGGCCGGCACGCTGGTGGGGTTCCTGGCGGTGGCCGCCGCCGCCCGGTTCGCCCATGTCTCGCCGCAGATCCTCACGGTGGCCGGGCTCATCGTCCTCGTGCCCGGACTGCGTCTGGTGGTCTCGATGAACGAGCTGGCCACGGGGAACCTGGTGGCGGGGACGGCGCGGCTGCTGGATACGGCCATGACCTTCCTCTCCCTGGGCTTCGGGGTGGCCCTGGGCCAGCGCCTGGCAGGCCCCCTGGTGGACCGGGCCCTTCAGGGCACCCCCCTGCCCCTGCCCGCCTGGACCGTGCTGCCGATCCTGCTGCTGGCCGCCGCAGCCTTCGTGGTGATCTTCCGGGCCCGCCCCCGGGACCTGCCCTGGATCTTCGCCGCCTGCATCCTGGCCTTCTACGGCACCCGGCAGGGCGCCGCCCTGCTGGGCCCGCAGTTCGGGGTGGGCCTGGGGGCCTTCGCCCTGGGCCTGGGCAGCAACCTCTTCACCCGCCTCACCCACCGGCCCTCGGTGGTGACCCTGCTGCCGGGGCTCATGGTGCTGGTGCCCGGGGGCCTCGGGTTCCGGGGCCTGGAGTTCATCATCCAGAAGCAGCTGGTGGTGGGCCTCGATACGGCCTTCCAGGCCCTCTTCGTGGCCATCGCCCTGCTCACGGGGCTGCTCCTGGCCCATGCGGCCGTGCAACCGAGAACCGCCTTGTGATATTTGATTCATAAAATTTTAGTTGATCAGCATCAAATTTGACCTAACCTGGAACCCGTCGAGGTGTTCCATGTCCCTCCTCCCCTTCACCCAGAAAGCCAACGACGCCGTGGTGGCCGCCCGCCAGCGGGCCGTGCAGGATCAGCATCCCGAGTTGGTGCCTCAGCACCTGCTCGGGGCCCTGCTCACGCCGGAAGCCGGGCTGCGCCCCCTGCTGGAACGGGCCGGCCAGAGCCCGGACTCCATCCAGGGCCTGGCGGACGCCGCCGAAGCCCTGGTCGACAAGCTGCCCCGGGCCGTGGGCGGCGCCGAACCCCAGGTCGGGGCGGCCTTCCGCCACTTCCTAGAAGTGGCCAGCGACACGGGCCGCGGGCTGGGCGACCGCTTCCTGGCCACCGACGCCCTCCTGCTGGCCCTGACCAACGCCCACACGGACGCCAAGAAGGCCCTGGAGCGCTTCGGCCTGGACCGGAAGACGCTGGAGGCCGCCATCCGCGAAACCCGCAAGGGATCCCGCGTCGAGGACGAGGCGGCCGAGGAGAAATTCGCCAGCCTGGAGAAGTACGCCAAGGACTACACCGCCCTGGCCGCCGCCGGAAAGCTGGACCCCGTCATCGGCCGCGACGAGGAGATCCGCCGGGTGCTTCAGGTGCTCTCGCGGCGCACCAAGAACAACCCCGTGCTCATCGGCGAGCCCGGCGTGGGCAAGACCGCCATCGTGGAGGGCCTGGCCCAGCGCATCCACAAGAATGATGTGCCCGAAAGCCTCAAGGGCCTGCGGGTCATGGGCCTGGACATGGGCGCCCTGGTGGCCGGAACGCAGTACCGGGGCCAGTTCGAGGAGCGCCTGAAGGGCGTCATCCAGGAAGTCGAGAAGGCCGAGGGCCAGGTCGTGCTCTTCATCGACGAGCTGCACCTGCTCGTGGGCGCGGGGGCCGTGTCCGGCGGCATGGACGCCGCCAACCTGCTGAAGCCGGCCC harbors:
- the mutS gene encoding DNA mismatch repair protein MutS — encoded protein: MSTPMLQQIAGLKREAGEAVLLTRMGDFYEILGEDAIRAAPVLEIALTLRGKGSESETPMCGVPHFALESYLPKLLAAGFSAAIAEPTAKPEEVKGLLPRAIKRIITPGTWLDDDARWLCALHRTGPAWGLALLQLASGALRVLPGEGEEALRATLERLSPQELILAEGAEDIPDLEAARTRLPGWRFEASRAKQQVLAFFGWQHLEGVGLDPYPAALGALAALLDHVEATQKGRPAHLQGVSLELGASGPLLDATSARHLEVFANGLDGGRAGTLFALLDQCRTRMGSRLLRAWLEQPLRDRSALERRWSQVAWLTEDRRRTPIQALLDQVPDLDRLLGRVALGLATPPELAQLREGLAVLQKLPARIRDEGWAPEVAELELWPEATPLCAPLCGELQRCLAEAPPLDLEKGGVIREGVDAELDTVRRLARDAKQVMLELEEEERRASGIQSLKIKYNRVFGYYFEITKANLGAVPAHFLRKQTLANAERFTTEKLVAFEQRLLSAESDQARLEAVQLQRLLALVLEHRADLTRLARAVAALDVLAALAERARLSGWTRPELGEDRELALAAGRHPMLESRLGRECIPNDLQFSAAQPMAVVTGPNMGGKSTFLRTAALLVVLAQAGSFVPAELMRFGLVDRIFTRIGASDQLAKGQSTFMVEMTETARILNQATSASLVILDEIGRGTSTRDGLALAEAIALFLRDLKGGAPRTLFATHYFEMTKLADDSRIQNLHVEVQEWEEQLHFLHRVAPGPADRSYGIQVARLAGLPRTVIQKAQRLLAQAPEAPPRAPMPSQPALPLFEVEPDALRTELEALDLNRMTPLEALNWIASKRA
- a CDS encoding lysophospholipid acyltransferase family protein; amino-acid sequence: MNGGSRPHDGGRPVIYWLAHTLSRLAGRVFFRHRTLNREFLPEAGGALIVANHVSFLDPAAVGAAFRKPIYYLARKTLFQGFLGWLLPRIQVLPVDLGKGDLASMKRILGLLKEGNRVLIFPEGTRSPDGTLQEAEAGIGFIIAKGEVPVVPVRIFGAFECWGREARWPRPGRITLVAGPPVDFSGLPAELTGRARYQACADRVMKALADIRLEA
- a CDS encoding threonine/serine ThrE exporter family protein, which codes for MSTAGSSDFQGSPEAAPSPPAPPPPAQSAPASAPPPPEVALCLELGRAFQAYGIPAHRFEDALERVSRRLGLDGQFLGLPTAFFASLGRGHERWAFIQRSPSGETNLEKLSDLQETTDALIEGRIGAPEAHDRVRSILSAPDRWGPWLTVPCFGLGSAPAAMFFGGGWREMALTALLGVLVGLTALLLGRKAGLSRIVYPVAGTLVGFLAVAAAARFAHVSPQILTVAGLIVLVPGLRLVVSMNELATGNLVAGTARLLDTAMTFLSLGFGVALGQRLAGPLVDRALQGTPLPLPAWTVLPILLLAAAAFVVIFRARPRDLPWIFAACILAFYGTRQGAALLGPQFGVGLGAFALGLGSNLFTRLTHRPSVVTLLPGLMVLVPGGLGFRGLEFIIQKQLVVGLDTAFQALFVAIALLTGLLLAHAAVQPRTAL
- a CDS encoding ABC transporter ATP-binding protein encodes the protein MNSGTHISIRGVHKVFQSGGQDVYALKAIDLDIAQGEFVCLLGPSGCGKSTLLNAVAGFSLPTSGEIAVEGTAVTAPGPDRGMVFQEYALFPWMTVEQNIAFGLQIKGEAKTAIQAKVDGLLELLHLQDFRKRYPKDLSGGMRQRVAIARVLALDSPIMLMDEPFGALDALTRRNLQDELLRLWTELRKTILFVTHSIEEALYLADRTVVMTYRPGTLKRDLRVDLPRPRDVASPGFNALKKELSHLLMEEQSRHNQDEFRGAAVD
- a CDS encoding NAD(P)/FAD-dependent oxidoreductase; amino-acid sequence: MERVQCVVIGAGVVGLALARRLAMTGREVVVLEAEDRVGTGISSRNSEVIHAGIYYPAGSLKARLCVAGNRALYAYCRDRGVNHRRCGKLIVATEASQLEALRQLRARAEVNGVLDLQWLDAEASRQLEPQLRAAAALSSPSTGIIDSHGLMRALRQDAEAHGAAVVLKSPVLGGRPWSAGLEIEVGGEDPMTLRAERVFNCAGLGALALAWAFEGTRTAALPPPPRRWAKGSYFSLSGPAPFSRLVYPLPDQSHLGVHLTLDLAGQARFGPDMEWVDRESYEVDPRRADGFYAEVRQYWPGLPDGALQPAYAGIRPKLHAPGEPAPDFLIQREDAHGLRGLVNLLGIESPGLTACLALAEEAAG
- a CDS encoding ABC transporter permease; translation: MKKYRNAASGILVPLAALAFWQLLSTMGWVNATILPSPGQVLIKWWAYLRPLEVFDPAQGSYLKWCFSGELIQDALGSLYRVLLGFLIGGGLALPLGLAMGYSKVAYGLFNPLIQVLRPIPPIAYIPLSILWFGLGNPPAVFLIAIGAFFPVLMNTVAGVQNVDSIYLRVGRNLGASRLTQFTRIILPAATPYIFTGARIGMGTAFIVVIVSEMIAVNNGLGYRILEAREYLWSDKIIAGMFTIGLLGLGIDTLMSRLSSRLLRWHRGLEQG
- a CDS encoding pyridoxamine 5'-phosphate oxidase family protein codes for the protein MDRIETGMSAPHHPLRRRDRALDDAEALRLLEEAEWGVLATVDEAGWPYAVPVNHAVVDGALIIHCATAGHKLANLAFNPRVSYCAVTQAETLPLELATRYASVIVFGRAELLTDGEEKRAALRALGLRFAAGHADLVDREIGKDLFRTAVLRVRIERATGKARR
- a CDS encoding methyl-accepting chemotaxis protein translates to MLSPLASRERARHPPQEIHPTMRTNLPVTAVEHHIQEGTFVVSKTDLAGVITFVNSEFLRISGFTEQELIGAPQNIVRHPDMPAAAFADLWATIKAGKHWHGMVKNRCKNGDFYWVDAAVSPIHDRGKVTGYVSIRSRPSRAQIDQAVHTYGLLNQGRTLESTYHKPFILLPNLGLRAKIQLSFAVAAGAMLLAAALGWRMGGGAWALGLGLLVGVPAGLGLGRLLAHSLEAQFGGDPAEAMAILQNMAEGDLSASITTREGDVTSVLAHIRAMQQRFKSMVNRLRFEATEVASSAEALSASTTQMTGATEEIARSTEGQRATSENLASAITELSASVTQVASNARQGQKQAEEAVQAAVEGDQAGEAAMAAMAEVEAATAEVVKAVQVIQEIARQTNLLSLNAAIEAAHAGQVGKGFAVVAEEVRKLAERSATAAEEIGHLIHASNRAVQSGRATVQDAVNSLDQIRDRIRILQSLTLEISSATEEQAKTSTEVADQVEQGAQVAIRNAASTLQLSATVEDTSRTTREQARIAHGLLDLVDQFKV